CAAAACAACCTTTGAGGGAATTCGTGAGCTGCGAAAAAAAGTGGTCATTAACATACAGTCGACAAAATCGAAAGCTGCTGGTACATCAAAAGTGGCTGATGgtgtaaaacagaaaaaagatgATTATCACAAATACGAAAAGTACTTCTACTTTGTATCGTCAGAAAGAAGCATCAGAGATTATCAAATATTAGCAATAAACAGGGGTGAAGCACAGAAAATTTTAAGTGTCAAGATAATCATTCCAGATTGGTTCAAAGACAGATTGAGAGAGCACTGTTTGAGGAAGTATAACTTTGTCCGAaaggtttcaagctttcatcATGATATAGTTAATGAGAGTTACGATGACGCTTACAATAGGCTCATAAAACATTTCGTGACTCGTCAAGTGAGGCACGATCTGAATGAGAAAGCGGAGCGCGCTTCCATCGACGTTTTTGCCAATAACTTGAAGAAACTACTTCTCACTCCACCTCTCCGAGGACAAACAGTTCTCGGTATCGATCCAGGTTTTACTCATGGCTGTAAATTGGCTATGATATCGCAGTGCGGAGATGTATTGGAAACAGCAATCATATATCCGCATACCAGAGGGCCTCCGAACCACTCGGTCCAGATCCTTGTTGATCTCGTTAAGAATTACCGCTGCACGGTGATAGCTCTTGGGAATGCGACTGCTTGCAGagatactgaaaaatttttgaccgaTCTCATTCAGGCTGGAGCATTTCATCCTATCGATGTTTCATACACAATTGTCAACGAGTCTGGTGCCTCAATATATAGCTGTAGCACCGAGGCTAAGTCGGAGTTTCCAAACCTGGATCCTAACATCATCTCGGCTATATCCATAGCCAGACGGCTACAGGATCCGCTCGCTGAACTGGTAAAGGTAGATCCAAAAAATCTGGGCATTGGAATGTACCAGCATGATTTACCAGGAAAACAGCTGCAGCTCACGTTGGGCGAGGTTTGGTATTATTcttataataaattgtttcaatatttatgaaaaacatGGGGGTCATCCTAGGCACACATACCTTCTCCTTCTTCATTCTTGAGTTTAAGGTATCTATTTAGTGCTTATGTTATTGCAGTAAATTACAGGAAATGTTATCGATTTCCTGAAAAATTCACGGAATTCTCAGAGAATTTTCTGTGATTGTTCaagtatttgaatttttcctgcACTTTTTATACTCATTTACATTTGTTCCATATACTATTTCCAAAACCAATCTtgctataaaattttacacagtttATTCGTCAATATTACACAAGACCCTTGTTcaagcaatgaaaaaaatattctgaatgattttcaattgattcaattttcaaattaatagtactcattgtcaaataatttcatattgtTTAGGTGTTGGACATTGCTGTGAGCCATGTtcataaacaaaatttgagaaacaaCAATATCAATCAGAAATTCCggagaaaaatctgaaaatacatAGATCTGTGATTTTACAATGTTACAGGTGATAATGGAGACGGTGAGTTTTGTGGGTGTTGACATAAACACAGCGTCGCATTGTCTCCTGAGAAGAGTGGCTGGACTAAACGCCACAAAGGCAACGAACATAATAAATCGTCGTAACAAGTTTGGCCCGTATAAAAACAGATCAGAGCTACTATCAGTCACTGGCATCGGGAAAAAATCCTACGAGCAATGCGCCGGATTTATAAGAATCATACCGGAAACTGCACTGCTAGACGGGTCGTCGAGAAAAGATTCCTTGGAATATTTGGACCAGACTTGGATTCATCCGGAATCTTACGATGTAGCCAAGCAGCTCGTGAGGGCTTGTAAGTGCGAACTGACAGACTTGGGATCGGATGAATTCGTTCGAAAAGTCACGAGGTACGCAAACCGTGACCGGAAAACTTTGGCAAAACAATTCGACACCAATGAAACAACGATGGATATCGTTGTAAATGGATTATCAATGAAGAAAGGTGAAGACATCAGAATCAAAGAAGAGGCTCCgttatttatgaataattttcggTGCATCGACGATTTATCCGTTAATACAAGGGTGACGGGTTCCGTTCGAAACGTAACTAATTTTGGCACATTCGTAGACATAGGTGTAGGTATAAACGGCCTTCTGCCGATCGGAAAACTGAAAGGTCGAGTGCTCAGTCTGGGGCAAAGAGTCGAGGTACTAGTACTTTCCATAGATAAGGATCGCGGTAGGATATGCCTGACGCTTTGATAGAATTAAGACTCAAGGGAGAATTCctcgatcgatttttttcaaatcactgcGAGTAAACGTTGGAGTGTCATGCAGTTTATCACCTTCGGTCCGACTACTTGATTTCAGATGATTACATCCATACATACATGCCGTTTGGCAAAGCTGCGAGAAATCGCTCGATCTTCTGTTATCTTTTACAACTTTTCATCCGAAGGATACGTTCTCGTAACGACATGTAATTTACGGCTAATTGGACGTAGCTGTTACGCTTGAGGATAGAGAGCGTCGATCATACATCGGATGCGAATAGTTCGTCTTCTGTATCTACAGGTATATTATATGCCTGGTATGCAAAAATACCTGTCAGATGATATTCaaccatatttttatttcatttttattttttaccttctcTCATGTCACTTTTCATATGCATTACGGTTGTAACTCGGGTGATCTTCATACGTTGTAACAGCGTGCCTCAGAAATCATAACTATAACGAATTTCAATATAAGGGAGCAAAATATgcgagtttgaatttttcgatggGCTGAAGCTCGTCAGCTGATTTTTACCGTGATGAAAATGGAAGATAATCAACTCatatttcgattaaaaaaGATTCGTAAAATGCTATTATTACTTgtacatttctttttattgttacGTTATTACACAAATATAGCCTTACGttcatgtaaataaagaatactTTGTTACTTAAACGTATAAAATTACGGTCGTCGTTTATATCTCGCAATATTTTGTCGATACGAACATTTATATTAGAATTAAGAAATACAATATAGAAGTAACCCAGTTACGAATAACTGCGAAACGTGATACCACTTATTGGTGATTGGTCACTTTTGCTGTCTCTACTTGACTC
The genomic region above belongs to Diprion similis isolate iyDipSimi1 chromosome 8, iyDipSimi1.1, whole genome shotgun sequence and contains:
- the LOC124409281 gene encoding S1 RNA-binding domain-containing protein 1, with product MSRNLRPKTSTVVVIDDEVDSDDDLDVTFESRKDDSDFEVEYVSPKASRISKDKRKPIVIDLDKPARRAVTKDRDVTRNDSMTSTKARTRLKRIKERIEVTIDDEYDDEKKGVKQVRSVGDRTSKESNKILGEKKDQIKASSSRKNCVTNETLDDRFEIEMESKCKRNETKFKDSDDVSDAKVKRLSGKARTGSKSRDKTSLIDTEPLSRKAIIKSKDTGGKSINGNLDLRKKLLNKKTGVGNDGQTNEDMNDDEVQKNVESEASISARDRKRKGSDVSTVAKKAKQAEIASSKKQSAVNKKDEIPSTVELGSKDPGQTNNFDENVHTEWSEPDYLCEFNQIDQQIAKNLIALFKDDNTIPFIARYRKEMTGGMEPEQLRCIRNSYDVLKSIQKRGLLILKTIDKLGKWNPEIYSAVRAAKSLEELETIYAPFKPGAKRSLAERAKELGLAPISEAVLLGKAVPSLSSLIDTNRDGLKNIEEVREGIMHIIAEMISKDKTTFEGIRELRKKVVINIQSTKSKAAGTSKVADGVKQKKDDYHKYEKYFYFVSSERSIRDYQILAINRGEAQKILSVKIIIPDWFKDRLREHCLRKYNFVRKVSSFHHDIVNESYDDAYNRLIKHFVTRQVRHDLNEKAERASIDVFANNLKKLLLTPPLRGQTVLGIDPGFTHGCKLAMISQCGDVLETAIIYPHTRGPPNHSVQILVDLVKNYRCTVIALGNATACRDTEKFLTDLIQAGAFHPIDVSYTIVNESGASIYSCSTEAKSEFPNLDPNIISAISIARRLQDPLAELVKVDPKNLGIGMYQHDLPGKQLQLTLGEVIMETVSFVGVDINTASHCLLRRVAGLNATKATNIINRRNKFGPYKNRSELLSVTGIGKKSYEQCAGFIRIIPETALLDGSSRKDSLEYLDQTWIHPESYDVAKQLVRACKCELTDLGSDEFVRKVTRYANRDRKTLAKQFDTNETTMDIVVNGLSMKKGEDIRIKEEAPLFMNNFRCIDDLSVNTRVTGSVRNVTNFGTFVDIGVGINGLLPIGKLKGRVLSLGQRVEVLVLSIDKDRGRICLTL